From Camelina sativa cultivar DH55 chromosome 7, Cs, whole genome shotgun sequence, one genomic window encodes:
- the LOC104700982 gene encoding LOW QUALITY PROTEIN: uricase (The sequence of the model RefSeq protein was modified relative to this genomic sequence to represent the inferred CDS: inserted 1 base in 1 codon), translating into MAQEADGIRLEQRHGKARVRVGRVWRDAHDGSHHFVEWNVSISLLSHCLSSYYRDDNSDIVATDTMKNTVYVKAKECEDRLSVEEFAILIGKHFCSFYPQVYTAIVNIIEKPWERVSIGGKPHLHGFKLGSETHTVEARVEKSGPLNLTSGIAGLALLKTTQSGFERFVRDKYTILPETRERMLATEVNASWRYSYDSVASIPTKGLYFSENFMDVKKVLMETFFGPPEXGVYSPSVQRTLYLMGSAVLRRFTDVSSIHLKMPNIHFLPVNLSTKENPSMVKFKDDVYLPTDEPHGSIEATVSRITSKL; encoded by the exons ATGGCACAAGAAGCAGATGGGATCAGATTGGAGCAGAGACATGGGAAGGCTCGAGTGAGAGTTGGGAGAGTTTGGCGAGATGCTCATGACGGATCTCATCACTTTGTTGAGTGGAACGTTAGTATCAGTCTTCTCTCTCACTGTCTCTCTTCTTACTACCGTGATGATAACTCCGATATTGTCGCCACTGATACCATGAAAAACACT GTTTATGTGAAAGCCAAGGAATGTGAAGATCGACTCTCGGTGGAGGAATTTGCCATACTTATTGGTAAACACTTTTGCTCATTTTATCCACAG GTTTATACTGCTATCGTAAATATCATTGAGAAGCCCTGGGAGCGTGTATCCATCGGTGGTAAACCACATTTACACG GTTTCAAGCTTGGATCGGAGACTCATACTGTGGAGGCACGAGTAGAAAAGTCTGGTCCACTAAACTTAACTTCTGGTATTGCAGGACTAGCTCTACTGAAGACAACCCAG TCAGGATTTGAGAGGTTTGTCAGAGACAAATACACCATTCTGCCTGAAACTCGAGAGAGAATGCTGGCCACAGAGGTGAATGCATCTTGGAG GTACTCGTATGATTCAGTTGCAAGCATCCCAACAAAAGGACTCTACTTCAGCGAGAACTTCATGGATGTAAAGAAAGTTCTGATGGAGACATTCTTTGGTCCTCCAG ACGGTGTGTATAGCCCTTCAGTCCAACGCACTCTCTATCTTATGGGAAGCGCTGTACTCAGAAG GTTCACTGATGTATCATCGATTCACCTGAAAATGCCAAATATTCACTTTCTACCTGTAAACCTTTCAACCAAGGAAAACCCTTCAATGGTGAAG TTTAAAGATGATGTGTACCTGCCAACCGATGAACCTCATGGATCTATAGAAGCGACCGTAAGCCGCATAACCTCGAAACTGTAA